The genomic interval GGCTTCCTCGTGCAAGGCCCGAACGTGGCCAAGTTCGAGGAGAAGCTCGCCCAGATGACGGGCTCGAAGCACGCGGTCGCACTCACGAACTGCACGGCGGCGCTCCAGCTCGCGCTCCTCGCGATCGACGTGCGCCCCGGGGATCTCGTGGCCGTGACGGCGTACTCGTGGCTCTCGACGGCCAACGTCATCGAGCTCTGCGGAGCGACGCCGGTCTTCGTCGACGTCGACGCGAAGACCTTCAACATGTGCCCCGACGCCCTCGAGGCCGCCCTCGCGCGCGTGACGACGACGGCCGACGGCAAGCGCCGGCTCAAGGCCATCCTACCCGTGCATACCTTCGGCCAAATGGCCGATATGACCCGTCTTTTGGCGGTCGGAGAGCGCTACGGCGTGCCCGTGATCGAGGACGCGGCGTGCGCCTTGCTCGCCACGTGGAACGGGAAACAAGCGGGCAGCCTCGGGCTCATGGGCTGCTTCTCGTTCCACCCGCGCAAGGCCGTCACGACGGGCGAGGGCGGGGCCATCACGACGGACGACGAGGCCCTCGCGAACCGCCTCCGCGCCCTCAGGAACCACGGCCAAGATCCGACGGCCAAGACGCCCGACTTCGTCATGCCCGGTTTCAACTGCCGCATGACCGAGTTCCAAGGGGCGTTCGGCGTCACCCAGCTCGCCAAGATGCCGCGGGTGCTCGCGGCGCGCACGTCGCTCGCGGGGGTCTACGCGAAGGAGCTCGCCGGGACGCGTGTCACGGCGCCGTTCGTGCAGCCCGAGGCGACCCACGCGTACCAGAGCTACGTGACCTTGCTCCCGGAGGACGCGGCCCCGCGTCGCGCCGAGATCATCGCGACGCTGCGCGAGCGCGGCATCGAGACGAACATCGGCACCTGGCACATGCCGATGACGACGTACTTCCGCACGCGCTACGGCTTCCGCCCGGGGGATTTTCCCGTCGCGGACCGCGTCTTCGCGCGTGCGTTCACCTTGCCGCTCTACGAGGGGCTCGCTGTGGACGACGTGAAGAAGGTCGTCTCGGAGATTTCGCGCGTCGTCGGCTGAGAGTCGCGCGCTCGTGCACGTCGGCGCTTCGTCCATCGTCCCTCGCCGCGCTCATGGGGCGGCGGGGGCGCTCGGCGTCGCGTCGGGGGCGGGCGTCGTGATCGACGTGGGCGCGGGAGTCGCTGCGGGCGCGGGCGTGGGGTTGGATGCGGGCGCGGGCGTGGGGTTGGATGCGGGCGCGGGCGTGACGGGGCGTGAAAACCCTGGGCAGGTGCGGAAGCGCTCCTCGACGTCTTCGCAGGACTCTCGCTCGAGGCGCGTGCGGGCGGGGAGCGCCGCGGGGACGACGCTGTCCCAGTGGAGCTGGAGCTTGGCGCCGGCGAAGATTCCGAGGGACCCTTCCGACAAGGTGCCGACGTTCCCGAGGGCGAGGTCGGCTCCCATGTCGACGCGCTCGCCGAGGTGCACGGCGACGCCGAGACCCCCCCGGAACGTGGCCGCGCCGCGGACCTCGTAGCGGAGCGAGTCGGCGACGAGGCGGTCGATGTCGGCTTGCGAGAAGCGGATGGACCCGTCGGGACCGACGACGGTGCCCGCCGTGGTGGTGAAGTCGGGCGCGCGGACGATCGTGTCGATCGTGATGCCCATGCCCGCCTCGAGCGAGGGCACGACCGACAGGAACGGCCAGGGCGAGATCGGCGCCGCGATCCCCGTCGTGAGCGGCACCCACCCGTAGTTGCGCTCTCCGCTCACGAGGAGGGTGGGCGCGACACCGACATAGAACCCGAGCGCGACCTTGGGCAGCCCCGACGCGTGCCGGCCGAGGAGCGGCGCGCTGAACACGAACGCCGCGGTGCCCGAGCCACCATGCGCGACCGGGGCCACGCTGCTCTCCGCGTAATTGATGTAGTGCACACCAAACTGCGCGCCGATGTTTCCCGACGTGGAGCTGAAGCTCGAGGCGTAGCTGCCCACGAACATGCGACCGCCGCTCCCGAAGGACGCGCCGGTGAAGGACCCGGTGATGCTCGATGCGGTGGTGTCCCAGGTCGAGACCATGGTCGGGTGGGTGCCCGGCGTCGCCCATCCGCGCGAGGGGGCGAACGAGACGGCGCATCCGACGAGCACGGCGAGGAACAGAGGGCGCATACCTTCGCTCGAGCAGGATCGATGCCACGTGGCCTTTCACCGCGCGCCAGCGTCGGCGCGCGCACCCGTTGCGTGGGCCCGCAATGAGGTCGTCGCGCGCCCTACCGAGCCGGTCGCGCGACGTTAGCTCAGGGCGGGCAGCTCGTGAGGCCGCGCACCCACGACTCGACGAGCTGCGTGCCGCTCGTGTCGACGACCCGGCTCGCGAGCGGCGGCATGCGAATGGCCGGGCCGCCGCCGAGGCGCTTCGTGAGGACCGATTGAGCGGGATTTCCGGGGACGAGCAGCTTCGCGCCGGGCTGGCCCACGTCTCCGGCGACGGGCGCCCCGTTGCAGAGGCCGGTCTGCGCGAACGTGCGCTCGAAGCGGAGGTCGATCGTGGCGCGCGTCGGGCCTCCAGGCCTATGGCACTGGGCGCAGTTCGCGTGGAGGTACGAGCGCGCGCGGGCCTCGACGGAGGCTTGCCCGGTGGGGCTCGGGTACGCGGGCAGGGTGGCGACCGGCGCGAGCGGCTGCGAGAAGAGCCCGATGCGGTCCATCGTCGCGAGCTGGTTCGAGATGCGGTTCGTCGCTTCGTAGACGAAGTCCGAGTTGAGCTGGCCCACCTCGAGGCCGAGCGAGTAGCCGGCCGCTTGTGTGTGGCAGCTCATGCACTCTCCGCGGCTCGGATAGATCCAGGTCTTCCCGCCGGGGAGCGCACGGGTCTTGCCGGCCGGGAGCAAGGTCGCGTCGGTCTCGGCGTCGTTCCACTCGTACGAGTAGCCGCCCCATCCGCCGTCGTCGTGGCGGACGAAGAGGCGCGTCTCGATGCGCTTTCCGTCCATACGGAACGTCTTCGTGAGCACCGTGCCGACGGGGAGGTCGAGGTGCCCGTTCGCCGCGACGCTGATGGTGGTGCCGTCGGGGATCGCGAAGAGCCGGTCCTTGTCCGCGCCGTCGGACCAGAAGGGGCTCACCGGGGCGTACGGGACGAGCCCGGGTGCCGGTTTTTTCGGGTCTTGCGCGTCGAAGCAGCCCGTCTTGGAGAGCTTGTCGGGAAACGTAGGCGCGGGCCCCGGTGGGGCGGGTTCTTCGTCGAGCGCGAAGACGCCGCCGAGGACGTTGATGAGGTAGAGCTCGTGGTCGTTGTCCTCGGCGAACCCGATCCATGCCTCGGCGATCGCGGGCGAGGTGACGTCGATCTCGGTCGCCTTCCCGGTCACGGGATCGTCGGCGAGGGTCTTCACCCACGAGTAGTTGAAGTCGGCGACGAAGAGGCGCCCCACGTGCTCGGTGAGCTTCGTGCCTCGGTAGACCGGGCCGCCGATCACCACGGCGCCGACGCCGTGCGGGTACTCCCAGTAGGGCTCGACGAAGCCCGTGTCTTTGCAGGGCTGGGTCACGAGCGGGTTGCAGTGAGCTCCCTCGCGCTCGTTCCACCCGTAGTTGCCGCCGGGCACGACCTTGTCGACCTCTTCCCACGCGGCCTGGCCCACGTCGCCCGCCCACACCTGGCCCGTCACGGGATCGATCGAGAACCTGTACGGGTTGCGGAAGCCGTACGCGTAGGTCGTGGGCTCGCCGCCGCCCGTGCGGAAGGGGTTATCTTGCGGGATGGCGTACGGGAACGCCGTGTCGACGTCGAGCCGCAGGATCTTGGCCAAAAACCCCTGTGTATTCTGGGCGTTCGCCTGATCGCCGCCGTCGCCGATGCTCGCGTAGAGGAAGCCGTCGGGGCCGAAGTGGAGGTCCCCACCGCAGTGGTTCACGTCCTCCTTGTCGAACGGGCCGAGGATCGTCACCGGGTCGACGAAGGTGAGGCCGTTGTCGGGGCTGCGCATGCGGACGATCTTCGTCTGCATGTTCGAGGGGCGCGCACCGCCGAAGCGTGTGTAGAGAAAGTACACGTATCCGTTCTGGGCGAAGCGCGGGTGGAAGGCCATGCCGAGGAGGCCGCCCTCGTACGTGGTGTTCACGGGCTCCGGCATCGTCGCGACGAGCCGCTTCGAGGTCGGGTTCTGCGCCGCGAACGACACCACGGTGCCCCCGCGCTCCGCGGCGAAGAAACGCGTGCGATCGCCCGGGATTTGCGCGAGCACCGTGGGCTCGGCGAGGCCCGCCCCTTGGAAGACCTGCGTGTACCGGATGGCGCGCGAGGGCCTAGGGGGGCGCGCGGGCGCCTTGCAGGTCGTGTTGGCCGGGCGCGCGTCGAGGCCGAACGGGGCTCGCGTAGGTGCGTCGGTCGTCGCGTCGGCGAAGGCGTCCGGCGCCGCGCGATCGGGCGTGGCGTCGACGGGTGCGAGGGTGTCGGAGGGGGCGTCGGGGGCGCCCACGTCGGTGCTGGCGTCGGCCTCGGGGCTCGGGTCCGGATCGCCGCACGCGCCGAAGGTCGCCGCGACGCCGAGGGCCGAGAGGAACGCGACGAGCGCGGCGCGGTCGTGGCGAGGCTTCATGGGCAGGCTCCTTGGGCTCGGATGAACGCGTCGACGAGGCCCGCTCCCGCCGTGTCCGTCGTGCGCGCCGCCACGTTCGGCATGCGGCCCGCTCCCTGGGCCCGGAGGCGGAGGGAGAGAAGGGACGTCGCGGGAGCGCCGGGAGTGAGCAGCTTCGCGCCCGCGACGCCGAGGTTCCCGGCCACGGGCTCCGTGTTGCACGTGCTCGTCTGAGCGAACGTGCGCGAGAAGCGGAGGTCCATCGGCCCACGGCCCGGCCCCTGCGGCCTATGGCACCCCGCGCAGTTCGTGTGCAGGTACGAGCGCGCGCGAGCCTCGAGCGGCGCCTGCCCGAACGGCGCGACGAGCCTCGGCACGGTCTGCGCCGAAGGCGGGGCCGACGCGAGCACGCCGATGTGTGCGAGAGTGGCGAGCTGGTTCGAGAGCCGATTGTTCCGTGTGTAGACGAAGTCGGCGTCGAGCTGGGCGGTCTCGAGGCCGAGGGAGCGCCCGGCGGCTTGCGTGTGGCACGCGAGGCACTCGCCGCGGTCGGGGAAGTACCAGGATTTTCCTTGCGGGAGCGCCACGGTCTTGCCCGCGGGGAGGAGGGTCGCGTCGGTCTGGGCGGCGTTCCACTCGTACGTGTACCCACCCCACTCGCCGTCGTCGTGGCGGACGAAGAGGCGCGTCTCGACGAGCCTCCCCCCGACGCGGAAATGTTTCGCGAGCACCGTGCCGTTCGGGAAGTCGAAGTCGCCGTCGGGCCCGATGCCGACGGTCGTGCCATCGGGGATCGCGAAGAATCGCTCCTTGTCGGCGTCGTCCGAGAAGAACGGCGCGACCGGCGCGTAGGGGATCATCGCGGCAACGGGGCTCTTCGGATCTTGCGTGTCGAAGCAGCCGGTCTGGGAGAGCTTCTCGGGGAAGGCGACGCCGGGCGTGCCGGGCCCCTGGTCGAGCGCGTAGACCCGCGAGTCGTACGACATGAGGTAGACCTCGTGATCGAGGTCCTCGGAGAAGCCGAGCCAGTTGTACCCGGGCCCCTCGGGGTTGTGGCGCGTGTAGACGGGGGCGCCCGTCACCGGGTCGGGCGAGAGCGTGAACACGTTCGTGTACGCGCAGTCGGCGCCGAGGTAGCTGCCGACGAGGTCGGGCATCTTGCTGCCGCGGTAGATCGGGCCGCCGATGAGGCACACCCCCGTGTCGCGCCCGTACTCCCAATACGGGTCGACGAGCCCGCCCTGGTTGCACGACGAGCCCGGGGGGAAGCAGTGGGCGCCCTCGCGGAGGCTCCACCCGTAGTTCCCTCCCGCGACGACCTTGTCGACCTCTTCCCAGTCGGCCTCACCCACGTCGCCCGTCCACACGTCGCCCGTGACCGGATCTATCGAAAATCGGTAGGGATTTCGGAATCCATAAGCGAACGTTGCGGGTTCTCCGCCGCCCGCTTTGAAGGGGTTCCCATCGGGGATGGCGTACGGAAAGGCCGAGTCGACGTCGATGCGGAGGATCTTGGAGAAGTGCCCGAAGCGGCTCTGCCCGTTGCCGAACGGATCGGCGAGCCCGCCGCCGTCGCCGAAGCTCGCGTAGAGGAAGCCGTCGTTCCCGAAGTGGAGGTCTCCGCCTTTGTGGTTCGCGGCCATCTCGGGGTACGGGCCGAGGATGGTGACGGGGTTGCCGAACGTCGCGCCGTTGTCGGGGCTCTGCATGCGCACGACGAGGGACTCGAGCTCGAACGCCGGCGTCTCGCGGACGTAGGAGAGGTAGACGTAGCCGTTCTGAGCGAAGCGCGGGTGGAAGGCCATGCCGAGGAGGCCACACTCGCCTTCGGTGTAGACCTCGCCCGGCACGCGCCCGACCACGGTCTTGGACGTCGGGTTCTGGGCGGCGAACGAGACGATGTTGCCCCCGAGCTCGGCGGCGAAGAACCGCGTTCTGTCGCCCGGGATCTGCGCGAGCACCATGGGGCTCGTGAGGCCCGCGCCCTGGAACACCTGCGTGAAGCGCACCTCGCGCCCGCTCTTCTTCGGTCGCGCCGGGGCCGTGCACGTGGGGTTCGGGGGGCGAACGTCGAGGCCGAAGGGCGCGCGGACGGGACCGGCCTCGGCCACGTCGACCTCCGCGTCGACCGGGCGCGCGTCGGGCGGGGTGGCGTCGCTCGGAGCCCCCGACTCGTTCGTGCTCGCGTCGAGGGCCGCGGCGTCACCTTCGCCCACGGGATCGTCTCCGCAAGCGCCGGCGAGTGCCGCGAAGAGGAGGGGCAGGGGAGCGAGCTTCGTCAGGGGCGAGCGTCCGTTCACGGGTTCATCGAACCACGGAACGCCCGCCCGCGCACGCACGCCCGGCCGCGTCGCGCTCAGGGGAAGAGGCGCGTGAGCTCGGCCCTCGTGGGGTAGTTCGTGAGCACGGCGCGGTGTTTTCCCTGGTAGACGAAGAGGCTGCCGCACGCCACGGCCGACGCGCCGCCCTCCTTCACGGGGGCCGGGAGATGCTCGAGCTTGCCCGCGCCGCCGCACGCGACGACCGGGATCGAGACGGCCCGCGTGACCTTGCGCACGAGCTCGACGTCGTAACCCTCGAAGGTGCCGTCACGGTCGACCGACGTGAGCAGGATCTCGCCCGCGCCCATCTTCTCCATGAGCTTCGCCTGCTCGACCACGTCCTTGCCGGTCGCGTTCCGCGCGCCGTTCGTGACCACGCGGTACCGCCCGAAGAAGTCACGCTTGGCGTCGATCGACGCGACCACGGCCTGGCTCCCGAACTTGTCGGCGATCCGGGAGAGGAGCTCCGGGTTCTCTGCGGCCTGCGTGTTGAGGCACACCTTCTCGGCGCCGATGCCGAAGATGCGCGCGGCCTGCTCGAAGGTCCTCACGCCGCCGCCGTACGCGAACGGCATGAAACACTCCGTCGCGATCTCGCGGATCATCTCGTAAGGAGGGTCTTTTTTGTCGGGCGTGGCCGTGATGTCGAGGAAGAAGAGCTCGTCGACCTCCTTCTCGTTGTAGATGCGCACGGTGTTGATCGGATCGCCGACGTACTTGGCGTTCTCGAACTTCACCGTCTTCACGAGGCCGTTTCGCCGGAGGAGGAGGCACGGGATGACACGGACGCGGAGCATCAGGCGGCCTCCTCGCGGGACGGAACGGCGGCGAAGTTCTTGAGGAGACGCATGCCGAACCTGTGGCTCTTCTCGGGGTGGAACTGCGCGCCGTACACGTGACCCTTGCGGACCGAGGAGACGAACGGCCCGAAGAAGGGCGTCGTCGCGGCGACCTCTCCCGCGTCGTCGCACACCGCGTGGTACGAGTGCACGAAGTAGAAGCGGCACTCGTCGGTCATGCCGGCGAAGAGCCCCGACGTCGTGTCGACCGGCGTGGCCACGTTCCAGCCCATGTGCGGCACCTTCATCTTGCCCGTCGGGTCGCGGTCCTTCGTGAAGCGTTTGCACTCGGCGTCGATCCAGCCGAGCCCGGGGAGGTTTCCCTCTTCGCTGCCGCGGGTGAGGAGCTGCATGCCGAGGCAGATCCCGAGCACCGGCGTCTTTTTCTCGTGGACGCACGTGTCGAGGACGCCGACGAGGTCGTGCCTCTTGAGCTGCTCCATGCCTGCGTCGAAGGCCCCCACCCCGGGCAAGAGCAGCTTGGGCGCGGCGAGGAGCTCGGCCCTGTCGCGGCTTGCCTTGGCCGGAATGGATAGGAATTTCAACATGTTGAGGATGGAACCGATGTTCCCGACCTCGTAGTCGACGATGACGATCATGGGCACCGAGCAGCTACCAGAGTTTTTGCGGGCGCGGTATCGGCCCACGAGGTTCGTTGCCGGGCCCCCCGGGGCCGTTCGTCGTCATGTCGGACTGTCCGGAAATTCGGCCGCCCAAAAAAACCTCAGTATGCTCGGCGCATGTCGATCTCGACGTGCTCGCGCTTCTTGAAGGCAGGCTTCCTCATGGCCACGGCCCTCCTCTCCGGCTCCGCGTTCGCCCAAAAGGCGGGGGGCCCTCCGCCGCGGAGCCGGAACCAGCCGCTCAACCTGAGCTCGAGCGACGCGTCGGCGTCGACCGCCCAGCGCGCGCGCGCGAAGGCGAAGGCGGGTGAGTGCGAAGCTGCGCTCCCCCTCTTCGACGAGGCCATCCGCATCACCATCGAGCCCACGCTCCGGCGCGATCGCGGGGCGTGCCACGACAAGCTCGGCAACGCCACCGCCGCCATCGAGGACTACCGCGCGTACCTCTATGCCCGGCCCGAGGCCCAGGACGCGAAGGAGATCGAAGAGCGCATTCAAGTGCTCGACGGTCAGCTCGAGGCGGCCCGCAAGCCCGAGGACACGAAGGGCGGGGGCGGAGCGGAGGCCAGCGCCTCGCTTTCCATCAACGGCGAGAAGGCCGAGGCCAAGGGCTCGACGAAGGGCGGGTCCGGCGAGTCGAGCGACGACAAGGCGGCGACCAGCTACGACGACTTCTCTGCGCGCGTGAAGCGCCGCGACGAAGCCGAGAGCTCGAGCATCCGTTCGGGGTCCGGTGGGGCGTTCGGGTTCTACCTGTCGTTCCGCGGCTTCGCGACGAAGGGCTTCGCCGACGAGCTCTCCTACGCGGTGGGCGTCACGCCTCGGTACTCGTTCAACTCGTTCTTCAGTGTCATCGGAGAGCTCGGCTTCGCGGGCGTGGGCACTCGCCCGCGCACGGCCGTCGGCGGCGTTCAGGTGTGGGCCGCGCCCGAGATTCGCTTGAAGCTCGATCCCTACGCCTCGAACCAGATCCTCCTGGCGCTCGGCCCGGGCTTCGAGCGGTACAGCGGCCTCGATCGATCGAACGCCGCGGCGTTCAACACCTTCCACCTCCGGGGGCGCGTCGGCTTCCGGCACGTGTTCGGCGCGAACGTCGCGCTCGACGCCTCGTTCGATCCGGCCGTCATGTTCGCCAAGTACGACGGCGATCCGCAGGTCGTCAGCATCGCGGGGCAGGCCATCGCGGTGACCCCACAGGTCGACCCGCAGTTCCTCGTCGGTGGGACGTTGTCCCTCGTGGTCGGCTTTTGACGCGACCGCTCGAGGAGCAGATCCTCCCCTAGTTCCAATGGGTTAGCGACGCGTCGCGAGGGTCAGGCCTTCGCGACGTTCGCGCTCGTGCCGCGGCGCCGCCTCGAGATCCATCCCACCGCGTACGTGAGCCCCGCGGCGACCGCCGCAGAGACGGGGCTGACGACGAGCGTCCCGAGGGCGAGCTCGCGCGCGTAGTCGAGCGGGCCGCGGGCGTCGAAGTCGGCACGGTCGAGGTGGATGAGCGAGCCCGTGCGCAGGTAGGCCCCCACCTCGATCTCGGTGATGTTGATGAAGGGTGCGAAGATCGGGAGCGAGACGTTCGACGCCACGTACGCGATGGCCGCGTCGAGCTTGAGGGGCAGGCAGATCCCCATCACGAGGAAGAAGTGGAGGCCGTAGAGCGGCGTCGTCCCCACGAGGACCCCTACGGCGACGCTGGCTGCGGCCCGGCCCAACGTGAGCTCACCGCCGCGCACGCGCGCCCACGCGGCCTTGACCTTGTCGTGCTGCACGAAGGCGCGAAACCGCCCTCGGAAGCCCCGCGCGGGGGCCTTCGTCGTCTCGGTGTCGGGGACCCCGCCCTCACCGGTCGGGGGGGCGTCGCTCATTCGGCTTTGGGAGGAGGCTGGGTGCGCGCCCGCTCGAGCATGCGGAGGTAGAGCTTCGCCTGGGAGCTGTCGGGCTCGAGCTCGAGGGACTTCTTCCACTCGCGCTCGGCGCCGTTGGTGTCGCCCATCGTGAAGAGCGTGATGCCGAGGCCGAGGCGCGCCGGAACGTAGGTGTCGCGCGCCGAGATCGCCGCTTCGTACGCGGCGCGCGCGGCGGGGAGGTCTCCGACGTTGCGGTGGAGAGCGGCGAGGCGAACCTGGAGATCGGCGAACTCGGGGCAGAGGCGCACGGCGGATTGGTACTCGGCGATGCCCTCGCGGAGGAGGCCCGCGTCGGCGTACGCCTCGCCCACGGCCGCGTGCATGTTCGCGATCTTGCCGCGCGCGAACGGGTCGAGCGAGGAGCCCGAGCCCGCAGGGCCCGCCTTGATCTTGGCGTAGATCTCCTTCGCTTTGTCGTACTTTCCTCGGTCGTTGTAGGTGACGGCGAGGTTCAGGGCGGCCTCGGTGTAGGCAGGGTTCAGCTCGAGGGCGCGCTCGAAGTGGTGCTCCGCCGCCACGAAATTGCCCCGCGAGTGGCAGATGACCCCGAGCATGTCGTGCACGTCGGCGTACTTGTCGTGCTCCTGAAGCACTTCACGAAGCACACGCTCCGCTTGCTCGAACTCGCGTTTCCCGTAGTGCTCGCGGCCGAGGACGACGAGTTGTTTCACGCGCTCGCTCACCGACATGAAGGCGTCTCCTTGCGGCCCGCCGAGGAGGCGGACCCCGCCCATTTTTAGTTTGTTTCACCTGACGCGTCGAGACTTGTCGCCTGGCCTCCTGGGGGCCTTGGACCACACGGGGATTGCCTCGCGGGCCGGTCGCGGGTAAGCCGTGCGGGCCTTGACGCACGATTCGGAGAACGTGGCCGCCCCCGAGGACGGCCCGGACGCCCAACCGGCCGACGAGGCCGCGCGGCCTTTGCCCCCGATCGCGCCGGTCGCGCCTCTGGATGTTCGGCCCGAGCCTGGCGAAGGAACTGCCCAAGCTACCGAAATCCATAATGAATTCGAGGGCGAGCCCCCTGACGAGCGGGGCGACGGCGAGGCCGCGGGGGACGAGCAGGCTGGGGAGACCGCGGCTCCGGATGGCGAGCCGGTCGGAAGCCCGAAAGCCGGGGAGGACGCTCCGAGCGCGCCCGAGGACGTGGCCCCCTCGGCTCCCCGACCGCCTTCGCGAGCCCCTGGGGCGTTGCCTCGCGCGATCGCGCTCGTCGCCTCGGTGCTCGTCGCGACCGGACTCTTCGTGGCCGGACGGCGGGCGACACCCCCGGATGGAGCGGCGCTCGTGGCGGCCGACGCGGGTGCTCCGGAGGCGGGCGCGGAGCGGGCCGAGGGAGAGTCGACGGAGGCCGCGGTGGCCGTGGGGCTCACCCCGCTGCCGAGCCCGAAGGACCCGCCCGCGACCCCGAAGGGGCCGGCCGTGTGGCGCGTCACCGAGCTCCGCGACGATCCGAAGGTCACCTTCGCCGAGGGCACGGTCGGCAAACGAACCCTCACGGCGGCCCTCACCAAAGCGGGCCTGCCCTCGCGCGAGGTGCACCGCCTCCTGAAGGCGCTCGAGGGGAAAAAGAAGGTCGACAGGCTCCGCCCGAAGGACACCTTCGTGTTCGCGGTCGACAAAGAGAAGGGCCGCCTCACGGCGTTCGAGCTCGCTACCTCGCCCGAGGACGTGTGGCAGGCGCGAGACGAGGACGGCAGCCTCACCGTGAAGAAGCTCGAGCTCTCGGTCGAGCGCCGCAAGGTCGCGGTAGGGTTCGCGGTGACCGGTGAGCTCCACGAGGCCGTCACCCGGGCGGGCCTCGACGACGACGCGATGAAGCGCCTCGACGACGCGCTCGACGGTCACTTCGAGCTCTCGGATCTGCGCCCGGGGACACGCATTCGCCTAGTGCTCACCGAGCTTCGTGTGGAGGGGCAGCTCGCGAAGTACGCCCACGTGGACGCCGCGGAGGTCCGCCCGCCGTCCGGCCAGGGGGTGATGCGCGTCTACCATTTCGACGAGGACGACGACCCCGACGAGCGGCGCGGCAAGGACAAAAAGAGCAAAAAACACGATCGACCGACGGGCTTCTTCGACGCGAAGGGGCACCAGCCGTACCACGGGGGCTACCGGTCACCCGTGCCCGGGGCGCGCATCTCGTCGCGGTTCAACCCGCAGCGTCTCCACCCGGTCCTTCACGTGGTCATGCCCCACAACGGCATCGACTTCGCCGCGCCCACCGGCGCCAAGGTCTACGCGGCGTCCTCGGGGACCGTGCTCCTCGCGGGCAACGGCGGGCCGTGTGGGAACATGGTGCAGATCGAGCATGCGGGCGGCCTCGTCACGGCCTACTGCCACCTCTCCAAGTTCGCGCCCGGCCTGCACGCGGGGCAGCACGTCGACACGCGGCAGCTCGTCGGGCTCGTCGGCGCCACCGGCCGTGTGACCGGGCCGCATCTCCATTTTGCCCTTAAGAAAGACGGAAAATTCATCGATCCGATGACCCTCAAGATGGACGGGGTGCGCGTCCTCCCCGCGCGGGACCGGGAGGCCTTCGCGCGCGCGCGGGCCGCCCT from Myxococcales bacterium carries:
- a CDS encoding peptidoglycan DD-metalloendopeptidase family protein, whose translation is MTHDSENVAAPEDGPDAQPADEAARPLPPIAPVAPLDVRPEPGEGTAQATEIHNEFEGEPPDERGDGEAAGDEQAGETAAPDGEPVGSPKAGEDAPSAPEDVAPSAPRPPSRAPGALPRAIALVASVLVATGLFVAGRRATPPDGAALVAADAGAPEAGAERAEGESTEAAVAVGLTPLPSPKDPPATPKGPAVWRVTELRDDPKVTFAEGTVGKRTLTAALTKAGLPSREVHRLLKALEGKKKVDRLRPKDTFVFAVDKEKGRLTAFELATSPEDVWQARDEDGSLTVKKLELSVERRKVAVGFAVTGELHEAVTRAGLDDDAMKRLDDALDGHFELSDLRPGTRIRLVLTELRVEGQLAKYAHVDAAEVRPPSGQGVMRVYHFDEDDDPDERRGKDKKSKKHDRPTGFFDAKGHQPYHGGYRSPVPGARISSRFNPQRLHPVLHVVMPHNGIDFAAPTGAKVYAASSGTVLLAGNGGPCGNMVQIEHAGGLVTAYCHLSKFAPGLHAGQHVDTRQLVGLVGATGRVTGPHLHFALKKDGKFIDPMTLKMDGVRVLPARDREAFARARAALDAALDAVPLPAAPSAVDAGAPAQDEVYDEAPDDGDAGAP